A window of the Chloroflexus sp. Y-396-1 genome harbors these coding sequences:
- a CDS encoding division/cell wall cluster transcriptional repressor MraZ, with translation MLLGTWYAALDNSGRFTIPVPLRPLLQAGMIITRGFDRCLQLCPEPFWRGLAQRVNSLTLSGADERWVRRLLFAEASVLRMDDQATITLNEALRIYAGIDHQAVLVGMDQYLEVWSPERWQECQATLVAAAGRWTRRDWDMAVSLRDGFSL, from the coding sequence ATGCTGCTCGGTACGTGGTATGCGGCGCTCGATAACAGTGGCCGCTTTACAATCCCAGTTCCGCTGCGGCCGTTGCTTCAGGCCGGTATGATCATCACCCGTGGGTTTGATCGCTGTTTACAACTCTGCCCAGAACCGTTCTGGCGTGGGCTAGCGCAACGGGTGAATAGCCTTACCCTCAGTGGCGCCGATGAACGTTGGGTTCGTCGGTTGTTGTTTGCCGAAGCCAGTGTCTTACGGATGGATGACCAGGCAACAATTACGCTAAACGAGGCTCTGCGGATCTATGCCGGTATCGACCATCAGGCAGTATTAGTTGGAATGGATCAGTATCTGGAGGTGTGGAGTCCTGAACGATGGCAAGAATGTCAGGCTACGCTGGTAGCAGCAGCCGGGCGTTGGACACGGCGTGACTGGGATATGGCCGTATCGTTACGCGATGGCTTTTCTTTATAA
- a CDS encoding CHAT domain-containing protein: MKRAPLIIGYAVANTMAEWWFATRMYTDLFRLLLLWLCFGWQVAVITFSPLSLLLMTLIRRLLRMRSTYQPVILSIDFSSYQRGFFVRWEASEVIDITQSQMPMPIAEADLPLVLRALDVLQDPAYPHPWTAAQEAVFTFTQSEQDRLRELDFWADDQRVPPDLPRRVGRRLFRALTHDKRGAEALKIVRAYALAVDRPLLISCHFNAHAPADVALASLPWELLWADEPTPLLAERRLAATIERRLKHTGPPPVPAPGRGALRILALSPQAGIPPELRQIERSARMHALQPLLERQLAELRELRPVSRRELERVVREWSPDVIHYYGHGRYEQGSGALLLDSEYGGEEWIPSGALAAAFGGVQMVMLHACQGAMTTPGTPLLGSVAPALSLAGVPVVIGMQFTIRADAATRIASIVYAGLAQGRSVQEALTAARIALYVSETDQVSWFVPALYVRSRSQGPIYLRAPSDQPPALTLGTHQIPRIRRLRIQEEWVRQRRHHRSE, translated from the coding sequence ATGAAACGCGCACCGCTTATCATCGGTTACGCTGTGGCGAACACAATGGCTGAATGGTGGTTCGCGACCAGGATGTACACCGATCTGTTCAGGTTGTTGTTGCTCTGGTTGTGTTTCGGGTGGCAGGTAGCGGTAATCACCTTCAGCCCGCTCTCCCTTTTGCTCATGACCTTGATTCGGCGATTGCTACGTATGAGATCAACATACCAGCCCGTCATACTTTCAATCGATTTCAGTTCGTATCAGCGCGGGTTCTTTGTGCGCTGGGAGGCCAGCGAGGTGATCGATATTACCCAGAGCCAAATGCCAATGCCGATTGCTGAAGCCGATCTTCCCCTAGTGCTACGAGCGCTTGATGTGCTGCAAGACCCAGCATACCCTCATCCGTGGACAGCAGCACAGGAAGCGGTGTTTACGTTTACCCAGAGCGAACAGGATCGCCTACGCGAACTCGATTTCTGGGCCGATGATCAGCGCGTTCCACCCGACTTACCACGCCGGGTAGGACGACGTCTCTTTCGGGCACTGACGCATGATAAACGTGGTGCCGAAGCACTGAAGATTGTCCGAGCATATGCGCTGGCAGTTGACCGTCCGTTGCTTATTTCTTGCCACTTTAATGCCCATGCACCGGCTGATGTAGCGCTGGCTTCGCTGCCGTGGGAGCTGCTTTGGGCTGATGAGCCAACACCGCTTCTGGCCGAAAGACGGCTGGCTGCCACGATCGAGCGACGGCTGAAGCATACCGGTCCACCACCGGTACCGGCGCCGGGTCGTGGTGCGTTGCGCATTTTGGCGCTTTCGCCACAGGCCGGTATTCCCCCCGAACTGCGCCAGATCGAGCGGAGCGCTCGGATGCATGCCCTGCAACCGCTCCTCGAACGACAATTGGCCGAACTCCGTGAGTTGAGACCTGTTTCACGCCGCGAGCTAGAACGGGTCGTTCGGGAATGGTCGCCAGACGTGATTCATTACTACGGTCACGGAAGATACGAACAGGGAAGTGGGGCACTGTTGCTCGATAGTGAGTATGGCGGGGAAGAGTGGATACCGTCTGGAGCATTAGCTGCTGCCTTTGGTGGGGTGCAGATGGTTATGTTGCATGCCTGTCAGGGAGCAATGACGACTCCAGGCACACCTCTGCTCGGCAGTGTAGCCCCTGCACTCAGTCTGGCCGGGGTACCGGTCGTGATCGGTATGCAGTTTACCATTCGTGCCGATGCGGCAACCCGCATTGCCAGCATTGTGTACGCTGGGCTAGCCCAGGGGCGTAGCGTGCAGGAAGCGCTGACGGCGGCCCGCATCGCATTGTACGTCAGTGAGACGGATCAGGTGTCGTGGTTTGTACCAGCACTATACGTGCGTAGTCGAAGTCAAGGGCCAATCTATCTACGAGCACCGAGTGACCAACCTCCAGCATTAACGCTGGGCACCCACCAAATACCACGCATTCGCCGCCTGCGTATTCAGGAAGAGTGGGTGCGCCAACGCCGTCATCATCGTAGTGAATGA
- a CDS encoding N-acetylmuramoyl-L-alanine amidase encodes MYQIEWIGMIRNHFKPGTPDRIRMIVLHATAGTYPGDLKWLRQGGAPGREVSVHYYINKSGQIFQLVADQDIAWHAGRSRWEVDGRMVTNCNEVSLGIELENRNDGRDPYPPEQYAAACWLTRELAQKYQIPPHQVVRHLDISPGRKTDPAGFPWQRFLAEVFADLPVQPALPPAEQLRQHMLDVAYRAAGSGLPANWPFFTVARTTNLGMPVTSLVTRPPAPRPASAPDDRERVLSLPDGTRYVVEVYARDALFAAVGSDDTLHANEPIRRLSDIPASPQRLTLLEAIFRAADPINGFQPGWAFHQYFLAHVNELGMPISHNHRLTLAPGWNVACQHFALDSLCSPVGQWQVIYRLSEIRRAAAGETWLAGMSRDRAAQLAQLLLNDLFAIRTGRRYQADAALVRYALDEELGAPLGQAETTLIDGVPIALMPFALDVVACRLPTPDWPLDRPLPPGHPFGRLTTLLSPRRWHNTGIVRLSRLNDQFRSLPAIRNQPILGPILQHRPLIDVSLFAGDGELRRRAIDTILVVSAPGPASMSLFDAHNEARWHYYIDHTGTIFRLRNERYVARAARGIGLPAEQLDQRALVIAVEGSLEHAPPGLRQVVRTFVRWLRRHFQIGHDRVRAGELMYEL; translated from the coding sequence ATGTATCAGATTGAGTGGATTGGGATGATTCGCAATCATTTCAAACCGGGTACCCCGGATCGCATCCGCATGATCGTGTTACACGCAACCGCCGGTACCTATCCTGGCGATCTGAAGTGGTTGCGTCAGGGTGGCGCACCGGGGCGCGAAGTTTCGGTTCATTACTATATCAATAAAAGCGGTCAAATCTTCCAACTGGTTGCCGATCAAGATATTGCCTGGCATGCCGGTAGGAGCCGTTGGGAGGTTGATGGACGCATGGTTACCAATTGTAACGAGGTGTCACTAGGGATCGAGTTAGAAAACCGCAATGACGGACGCGATCCCTACCCACCTGAACAGTACGCAGCAGCATGCTGGCTGACTCGCGAGCTAGCGCAGAAGTATCAGATTCCGCCGCATCAGGTAGTACGCCACCTTGACATCTCGCCTGGTCGGAAGACCGATCCGGCTGGGTTTCCCTGGCAACGCTTTCTTGCCGAGGTCTTCGCCGATCTCCCTGTTCAGCCAGCGTTACCGCCAGCCGAACAGTTGCGACAACACATGCTCGATGTTGCATACCGAGCCGCCGGCAGTGGCCTTCCTGCCAACTGGCCCTTCTTTACCGTAGCTCGCACGACCAATCTGGGAATGCCGGTAACTTCATTGGTGACCCGTCCACCAGCGCCACGGCCAGCATCGGCGCCTGATGATCGCGAACGGGTTCTGTCACTCCCTGATGGAACGCGCTATGTGGTTGAAGTGTACGCACGTGATGCACTGTTTGCTGCCGTCGGCTCGGATGATACGCTCCACGCCAATGAGCCGATTCGACGGTTAAGCGATATTCCGGCCAGTCCACAACGTCTGACCTTGCTTGAAGCTATCTTCCGGGCGGCTGATCCGATCAATGGCTTCCAGCCAGGTTGGGCATTCCACCAATATTTTCTCGCTCATGTCAATGAGCTTGGGATGCCAATCAGTCACAATCATCGGCTGACACTGGCTCCAGGCTGGAACGTCGCCTGCCAGCATTTTGCGCTTGATAGTCTTTGCTCACCGGTTGGTCAATGGCAAGTTATCTACCGCCTCAGTGAGATCCGGCGCGCCGCAGCGGGTGAAACATGGCTCGCCGGTATGAGCCGTGATCGGGCAGCACAATTAGCGCAACTCTTACTCAATGACCTCTTTGCCATTCGTACTGGTCGCCGGTATCAGGCAGACGCGGCACTGGTACGCTATGCACTCGATGAGGAATTAGGCGCACCACTTGGTCAAGCCGAAACGACCCTCATCGATGGTGTACCAATTGCACTGATGCCCTTTGCGCTCGATGTGGTTGCCTGTCGGTTGCCAACCCCTGATTGGCCGCTCGACCGACCACTACCGCCTGGCCATCCTTTTGGCCGGTTGACAACCCTGCTTAGCCCGCGTCGTTGGCACAATACTGGTATTGTACGCCTGTCGCGGCTGAACGATCAATTTCGTTCACTGCCAGCCATCAGGAACCAGCCTATCCTGGGGCCGATTCTTCAGCATCGACCACTGATTGATGTCAGTTTGTTTGCCGGTGATGGCGAGTTGCGACGACGTGCAATCGATACCATTCTGGTTGTATCTGCACCAGGGCCTGCGAGCATGTCACTGTTCGATGCTCACAACGAGGCGCGCTGGCATTACTACATCGATCATACCGGAACCATCTTCCGATTACGGAATGAACGCTATGTCGCACGTGCTGCGCGTGGCATTGGATTACCTGCTGAACAGCTCGACCAGCGAGCACTAGTGATTGCCGTCGAAGGATCACTTGAACACGCTCCACCTGGCTTGCGTCAGGTAGTACGTACATTTGTACGATGGCTCCGACGCCATTTTCAGATCGGTCATGATCGCGTGCGAGCAGGTGAACTGATGTATGAACTTTAG